The Aspergillus luchuensis IFO 4308 DNA, chromosome 4, nearly complete sequence DNA window GACATACCATAAACGATCCAGCCCACCGCTGTTTAGCTTCCTCGCTGCCGAATTTGCAGGCCCCTGTCTGGACATATATACCTAGTATGAAGTAGGATATGCTATTGCCTACAAGCGACAAGGGTCCGTAGTACAGCTCAATCATGTTTCGAACGTGTTGCTAAGTAGATCAAAACGATATATGGATGGCCATTCAGCAGATGGACTGACTCGAATGTTTCAACATATAGTCTTAGAAGATATAGTTAAACAACATGCTATATTATAGTtgatagtataatataatgtaGTAATGATGATAGTAAGACTAGTAGCTGTTTGGATAtaggaaaaagagaaggagagaaaggggTTGGCACCAGGTTTATATATACCTTCTCACGTGAGCCGTCATTCAATGCTTCTTCGTGAATATAGCATCATGTTGATACCCTATCTTAAGCGAAGGCACAATTAGCAGTAATTTGAGGAGAGTGACATACAATATTCAATCTCTTAAGGGAAGTGACGGGTTCACTGTGCAATATTCCAGATGCACCCGTGAATTTGGCTGCTACTATATTGCCGGATTCACGCGTCTCGAGGACGGTGTGATTCACCACGCATGCTGGTGAATTCAGGAAGCAATGGCAAGCGAAGCTATACAAACCCTAACGCACTGCAGCATTACAATGATAATATATGTACTTCTTGCAATTTGTAGTGAAAAAATACGTTACTTGCATTGCCAGCGAAGAGTTGTATCATTCACATCGAAAGCGTCCTCCAGGCGTCCAAAACGGGAACAAAAAGCCAAACCTGATGTAGTCAAGCAAAAATGCAACCACATTGCAAGGAAATAGGCAGTTACGCTGATCGCAGTTTCGATAATCAGAAGAAAGTGATATGGAaggacaaaaaagaaaaagagaaggtcGTGCCCGGGATCGAACCGGGATTGCTGGAATCAGAATCCAGAGTGATAACCATTACACTACACAACCGAAGTTGATGTCTGGGCAACTACTTTACCCAATATATTCTTTTGCGATATCAAGCTAGCTGTCTGTTTGGCATTGTCTACAGCGACATATTCCAACAGCAGAATGTAGGTCAGACTCTCTCTTGGAttcctctcccccaccatGATCCAATTGACCCACTTTCTCGctctccttgatcttcctcAGCTCCTCAAAAATTCCATGATATGTGAAATTGAACTTTCGGAACCGATAAATCTCCTTCGCTGAGTGCCTCGCCATAGCTTGCGATGTATTCAATTGAATCTGCGACGCCCGAGGCCTGCGCACACGATCAAAGTCCTCCAGGATAGTAGGAACGTTCGCCCTTGTGACATGGTCTCCAAGGAAAAGCCGAAAACCCTCTGCATCTTCAATGGCCTGGCACCCTCCTTGTCCCTGATGGGGCGTCATGGCGTGCGCAGCATCGCCGATCAGGACCGTTCGTCCTCGGATATACGTGGGTAAGGGGTCCTGCATACGGAGTTGCCAGAGCTTAATATTTTCCGCTGCGCTGTAGCCATTAACTACATGTTAGCGCACAAAGTATTGCATATtaaggggaaaagagggcaATACCGGAAATACTTAAGTACCCAGTCCGGAAAGTCCGTAAACAACGAGATCATCTCGTCTCTGTCACCTGGCGCAGACCACGAGTCAGATGACGCTGGGGTCTTGAGCATATTGTCTGGTGCGAGCACAGCGAAGTTGAGGATCTCGTAGTTCCGACACGGGTACATGATCACTCGTCGCTCCGTAGGATCGAGGGCGTATACACCAAACAAAGTGCCTGATTTGCTTGAGTCCATTATCTCAGGTACTTCTCCGTTGTGCAGCTCGATGACCTTCTCCCGTGACATGGTGAACCGAAACGCAGAGGAGCCCGATGGTTGAGCGGTGATGTATGCGTCGTCGTTGACGACGGGGCCGCGCATGATGGATCGGATGCCGTCGGCGGCTGTTCATTGTCAGTATTGCATCAAACATATTATGCAACACCAAGTAGAtcggagaaaagaaagcataaAACGAACCAACAACAAGatccgcctccaccacctccccatcctccaatGTCAATCTCCcctcatcaacatccccacCTACCACCCTCGCCCCGAATCGCACTGTCGCCGGTTCACCAGTCAACCCCAACTCTTCCGACGGCGCCGTAGCTAAGCGCAAAAGCTCATCTCGCAGATCCACCCGATGATGAAATAACCAGTCTGTCCCGAACTCCTGGACGTAATCGTGGATGGATTCGTGCGTGAGCTCGCCTTGCTTGTTGTACGACAGAACCCGAGTTACTGGGATGGAGCACGCGCGGCGACGATCAAAGTCTACACTGTTGAGGATGTGCACGGCATTGGGACCCAGGTTGATGGCGGCCCCGGCTTCGGCTTTGGCGGTTTCGCGCTCGTAGATGGTCACGGTATGTTGCTCGCGGAGGATGCGGGCGGCGAGACAGCCGGCGAGGCCGCTGCCGATTATGGCGACGTTCAAGCTGTGTGGTGTCATTATTGGGTAGTTTGTTGGAGTGAGGGATGGTtcgggagggagggaggaggggatagTTGAAGACAGGGATGGAGAGTGAGGTCATGGGACGGTTCGGTTGGTGATGCATGCCCTTGCGGGTGTGTCTTGCATCTGAATGATCAGGGGGGTAGGGGAAGGATGCAAGGGTCTGTGAGGAACTTTCTTAGATAATGAATAGTGATTCGTTGGATGCAAGTAATCGTTCGGGTATACTTCAACGAGAAAGTCTGCTAATTGGTAAACGTCCACGCTCATTACCCCAAATCCAGCTCAGGTATACATTAACAATAAGAGTACCAACAGGATATACTATAGATAACGCCAGCGCCATCGCCCAAATAAAACACTGAATCCCAGTATCATATCTCGTAAgctcccttctt harbors:
- a CDS encoding uncharacterized protein (COG:C,H;~EggNog:ENOG410PKIF;~InterPro:IPR036188,IPR002938;~PFAM:PF01494;~SECRETED:SignalP(1-20);~go_function: GO:0071949 - FAD binding [Evidence IEA]) gives rise to the protein MTPHSLNVAIIGSGLAGCLAARILREQHTVTIYERETAKAEAGAAINLGPNAVHILNSVDFDRRRACSIPVTRVLSYNKQGELTHESIHDYVQEFGTDWLFHHRVDLRDELLRLATAPSEELGLTGEPATVRFGARVVGGDVDEGRLTLEDGEVVEADLVVAADGIRSIMRGPVVNDDAYITAQPSGSSAFRFTMSREKVIELHNGEVPEIMDSSKSGTLFGVYALDPTERRVIMYPCRNYEILNFAVLAPDNMLKTPASSDSWSAPGDRDEMISLFTDFPDWVLKYFRAAENIKLWQLRMQDPLPTYIRGRTVLIGDAAHAMTPHQGQGGCQAIEDAEGFRLFLGDHVTRANVPTILEDFDRVRRPRASQIQLNTSQAMARHSAKEIYRFRKFNFTYHGIFEELRKIKESEKVGQLDHGGGEESKRESDLHSAVGICRCRQCQTDS